The proteins below come from a single Phycisphaerales bacterium genomic window:
- a CDS encoding helix-turn-helix transcriptional regulator, whose product MAKGLSWHALAVTAGVSARTIYDGLSGKRDWRGETVKKLAAAVGLDLSDLVIDVHARRDRKHATSSAPLHEQPTAVRGAVNSSRSKGGRACA is encoded by the coding sequence ATGGCGAAGGGACTCAGCTGGCACGCGCTCGCCGTCACAGCCGGGGTCTCCGCCCGCACAATCTACGACGGCCTCTCCGGCAAGAGAGACTGGCGCGGTGAAACCGTCAAGAAGCTCGCCGCTGCGGTTGGGCTCGATCTGTCTGATCTGGTGATCGATGTCCATGCGCGTCGCGATCGAAAACACGCTACTTCATCTGCCCCCCTACACGAGCAACCAACGGCCGTGCGGGGGGCTGTCAATTCCTCGCGATCGAAGGGAGGCCGCGCATGTGCGTGA